A window from Chaetodon trifascialis isolate fChaTrf1 chromosome 5, fChaTrf1.hap1, whole genome shotgun sequence encodes these proteins:
- the LOC139330982 gene encoding signal-regulatory protein beta-2-like, producing MPIIFYILLMLRVGRCTDHQNFVTKTVGVGQSVTLSCTHQRSRSIETLFWIKLVPGKLPEILGRALSFDFDNVNEIPHITFTQEPERFILSVTETKLSDTAFYYCLKSQLYNIAFLKGAFLRVEGAEPDITAVIEAPLSDPVCPGDSVSLQCSVLYDSESKTCPGGLGVYWFRAGSHESHPSVIYAHGNSGDECKTSPEDRSPQKCVYNFFKENISSSDAGTYYCAVDTCGQIIFGNGTKLDVEEPCICSVAVIFLLFAVLAVSLIVIALLIYGIKSDCSNAAVAMQKYSGGQKSRQRDGDMWVYSSVIFTMITDDSGALKDPKAAEKARISAVVKAFWLD from the exons ATGCcaataatattttatatactgctgATGCTCAGAGTGGGAC gaTGCACAGACCATCAGAACTTTGTGACAAAGACTGTTGGTGTTGGACAAAGCGTGACTCTCTCATGTACCCACCAGAGATCTCGGAGCATTGAAACCCTTTTCTGGATCAAGCTTGTCCCTGGAAAGTTGCCTGAAATCTTGGGAAGAGCACTGagctttgattttgataatgTGAATGAAATTCCTCACATTACTTTCACACAAGAGCCTGAAAGATTCATCCTCAGTGTAACAGAGACAAAACTGAGCGATACCGCATTTTACTACTGTTTAAAGTCACAGCTTTACAATATCGCATTTTTGAAAGGAGCGTTTCTGAGAGTTGAAG GAGCAGAACCTGATATCACTGCCGTCATTGAAGCCCCTCTATCTGATCCAGTCTGTCCAGgagactcagtgtctctgcagtgttcagtCCTCTATGACTCTGAGAGCAAAACATGTCCAGGAGGACTCGGTGTGTACTGGTTCAGAGCCGGATCACATGAATCTCATCCCAGTGTCATTTACGCTCATGGAAACAGTGGTGATGAGTGTAAGACAAGTCCTGAGGATCGCTctccacagaaatgtgtctaCAACTTCTTCAAGGAgaacatcagctcctctgatgctggGACTTATTACTGTGCTGTGGACACATGTGGACAGATAATATttggaaatggaacaaaacTGGATGTTGAAG AACCCTGTATCTGTTCAGTTGCagttatttttctgctgtttgctgtcttgGCTGTAAGCCTGATTGTCATAGCGCTCCTCATTTACGGCATAAAGTCTGACTGTTCCAACG CTGCTGTCGCCATGCAAAAATACAGCGGTGGTCAGAAAAGTCGACAG agagatggagacatgTGGGTTTATTCCTCAGTCATCTTCACCATGATTACAGATGACAGTGGTGCATTAAAGGatccaaaagcagcagagaaagcgAGGATCTCCGCTGTTGTCAAGGCTTTTTGGTTGGATTAG
- the LOC139330983 gene encoding signal-regulatory protein beta-2-like, with protein MPIIFYILLMLRVGRCTDHQNFVTKTVGVGQSVTLSCTHQRSGDIETRFWIKLVPGKLPEILGRALSFDYDNVNEIPHITFTREPERFILSITETKLSDTAFYYCLKSNSQRYKIAFLKGAFLRVEGAEPDITAVVQAPLSDPVRPGDSVSLQCSVLYDSESKTCPGGLGVYWFRAGSHESHPSVIYTHGNSGDECETSPEARSPQKCVYNFFKENISSSDAGTYHCAVATCGQMLFGNGTKLDVEGNTCDSQKDDTVVCLLFAALAINLILVASLLYVIRKKSCDCCKAVVTLQTDAAGASDDQQSQQRNEDSLVYAAPNFIRSKTGKAGRRNPRKEEMIYTDVRAL; from the exons ATGCcaataatattttatatactgctgATGCTCAGAGTGGGAC gaTGCACAGACCATCAGAACTTTGTGACAAAGACTGTTGGTGTTGGACAAAGCGTGACTCTCTCATGTACCCACCAGAGATCTGGGGACATTGAAACCCGTTTCTGGATCAAGCTTGTCCCTGGAAAGTTGCCTGAAATCTTGGGAAGAGCACTGAGCTTTGATTATGATAATGTGAATGAAATTCCTCACATTACTTTCACACGAGAGCCTGAAAGATTCATCCTCAGTATAACAGAGACGAAGCTGAGCGATACCGCATTTTACTACTGTTTAAAGTCAAATTCACAGCGTTACAAGATCGCGTTTTTGAAAGGAGCGTTTCTGAGAGTTGAAG GAGCAGAACCTGATATCACTGCGGTCGTTCAAGCCCCTCTATCTGATCCAGTCCGTCCAGgagactcagtgtctctgcagtgttcagtCCTCTATGACTCTGAGAGCAAAACATGTCCAGGAGGACTCGGTGTGTACTGGTTCAGAGCTGGATCACATGAATCTCATCCCAGTGTCATTTACACTCATGGAAACAGTGGTGATGAGTGTGAGACGAGTCCTGAGGCTCGCTctccacagaaatgtgtctaCAACTTCTTCAAGGAgaacatcagctcctctgatgctggGACTTATCACTGTGCTGTGGCCACATGTGGACAGATGTTATttggaaatggaacaaaacTGGATGTTGAAGGTAA CACTTGTGATTCACAGAAAGACGACAcagttgtctgtctgctgtttgctgctttggctATAAATCTGATTCTTGTAGCCTCCCTTCTTTATGTCATCAGGAAAAAATCCTGTGATTGTTGTAAAG CTGTTGTCACTCTGCAAACAGATGCTGCAGGAGCCAGTGATGATCAGCAAAGTCAGCAG AGAAATGAGGATTCTTTGGTTTATGCTGCACCAAACTTTATCAGGAGTAAAACCGGCAAAGCAGGGAGAAGAAATCCAAGAAAGGAGGAGATGATCTACACTGATGTCAGGGCTTTGTGA
- the LOC139330984 gene encoding signal-regulatory protein beta-2-like, with the protein MPIIFYILLMLRVGRCTDHQNFVTKTVGVGQSVTLSCTHQRSGDIETLFWIKLIPGKLPEILGRALSFDFDNVNEIPHITFTREPERFILSVTETKLSDTAFYYCLKSQLYNIAFLKGAFLRVEGAEPDITAVVQAPPSDPVRPGDSVSLQCSVLYDSESKTCPGGLGVYWSRAGSHGSHPSVIYAHGNSGDECETSPEARSPQKCVYNFFKENISSSDAGTYHCAVATCGQMLFGNGTKLDVEGNTCDSQKDDTVVCLLFAALAINLILVASLLYVIRKKSCGCCKAVVTLQTDAAGASDDQQSQQRNEDSLVYAAPNFIRSKTGKAGRRNPRKEETIYTDVRAL; encoded by the exons ATGCcaataatattttatatactgctgATGCTCAGAGTGGGAC gaTGCACAGACCATCAGAACTTTGTGACAAAGACTGTTGGTGTTGGACAAAGCGTGACTCTCTCATGTACCCACCAGAGATCTGGGGACATTGAAACCCTTTTCTGGATCAAGCTTATCCCTGGAAAGTTGCCTGAAATCTTGGGAAGAGCACTGagctttgattttgataatgTGAATGAAATTCCTCACATTACTTTCACACGAGAGCCTGAAAGATTCATCCTCAGTGTAACAGAGACAAAACTGAGCGATACCGCATTTTACTACTGTTTAAAGTCACAGCTTTACAATATCGCATTTTTGAAAGGAGCGTTTCTGAGAGTTGAAG GAGCAGAACCTGATATCACTGCGGTCGTTCAAGCCCCTCCATCTGATCCAGTCCGTCCAGgagactcagtgtctctgcagtgttcagtCCTCTATGACTCTGAGAGCAAAACATGTCCAGGAGGACTCGGTGTGTACTGGTCCAGAGCTGGATCACATGGATCTCATCCCAGTGTCATTTACGCTCATGGAAACAGTGGTGATGAGTGTGAGACGAGTCCTGAGGCTCGCTctccacagaaatgtgtctaCAACTTCTTCAAGGAgaacatcagctcctctgatgctggGACTTATCACTGTGCTGTGGCCACATGTGGACAGATGTTATttggaaatggaacaaaacTGGACGTTGAAGGTAA CACTTGTGATTCACAGAAAGACGACAcagttgtctgtctgctgtttgctgctttggctATAAATCTGATTCTTGTAGCCTCCCTTCTTTATGTCATCAGGAAAAAATCCTGTGGTTGTTGTAAAG CTGTTGTCACTCTGCAAACAGATGCTGCAGGAGCCAGTGATGATCAGCAAAGTCAGCAG AGAAATGAGGATTCTTTGGTTTATGCTGCACCAAACTTTATCAGGAGTAAAACCGGCAAAGCAGGGAGAAGAAATCCAAGAAAGGAGGAGACGATCTACACTGATGTCAGGGCTTTGTGA